In Blastopirellula sediminis, the following proteins share a genomic window:
- a CDS encoding lipopolysaccharide biosynthesis protein — protein sequence MSVGATSASDSVATDKPQISATPLAESLMLLAVLTVVQRLVGFLRGVLFCRWLSPEQLGQWDLLFGFLMLAGPLVVLGVPGTFGRYVEYYNQRQQLKTFLKRTGVVSLVLTILGCSVLIIWDRQAAMVLFNESTSYQTMVAAAITLASVVGFNYLVELFIGMRQMRVVSVLQFVNSLIFAIVGLGLIQFWAPTSMSVIISYGIACAATCILGAYFLTNKYRLLPPETEISTHREFWAKLAPFAAWMWIANLLSNLFLVIDRYMIVHFGGFTPEQAAAEVANYHSSRVVPWLMASVAGLVIGVLLPHLSADWEAGRRREVGESSNLIVKLGSLVFTGGGVMILLAAPWLFGVVFSGKYDGGLAVLPWTVASCAWSSIGGLTLLYLYCAEKAKLVSLLYAVGLTFNICLNFLLLPRLGLEGAVLATAVSNGITFCVGLSLCRRLGMEVDSATWMAVLLPLTLGFGLMIAAPIWIVCVWQAACGRSILSNNEKLKIAEGLGKLRNRYAGRNQPAPRGDAL from the coding sequence ATGAGCGTCGGCGCTACCTCCGCCTCGGATTCGGTCGCGACCGACAAGCCGCAGATCTCCGCCACGCCGCTCGCCGAGAGCTTGATGCTGCTCGCCGTGCTGACGGTGGTGCAGCGTCTGGTCGGCTTCCTGCGGGGCGTCCTCTTTTGCCGCTGGCTATCGCCAGAGCAACTCGGCCAATGGGACTTGCTGTTCGGCTTCCTGATGCTGGCCGGTCCACTGGTCGTGCTCGGCGTCCCCGGCACCTTCGGCCGCTACGTCGAGTATTACAATCAACGCCAACAGCTGAAAACGTTCTTGAAGCGAACCGGCGTCGTCTCGCTCGTTCTGACGATCCTGGGCTGCTCGGTGCTGATCATCTGGGATCGCCAGGCGGCGATGGTCCTGTTCAACGAAAGCACGTCGTACCAAACGATGGTCGCTGCGGCGATCACGTTAGCGTCGGTCGTCGGCTTCAATTACCTGGTCGAACTCTTCATCGGCATGCGGCAGATGCGCGTCGTGTCGGTGCTGCAGTTTGTGAATAGCTTGATCTTCGCCATCGTTGGCCTGGGACTGATTCAATTCTGGGCGCCAACCTCGATGTCGGTGATCATTTCGTACGGTATCGCTTGTGCGGCGACCTGCATCCTGGGCGCCTACTTCCTGACGAACAAATATCGGCTGCTGCCCCCCGAAACCGAAATCTCCACCCATCGCGAGTTCTGGGCCAAACTGGCGCCGTTCGCCGCGTGGATGTGGATCGCCAATTTACTCTCAAACTTGTTCCTGGTGATCGACCGTTACATGATCGTCCACTTCGGCGGGTTCACGCCGGAACAAGCGGCGGCCGAAGTCGCCAACTATCACAGCAGTCGCGTCGTGCCGTGGCTGATGGCCTCGGTCGCCGGGCTGGTGATCGGCGTGCTGTTGCCCCACTTGTCGGCCGACTGGGAAGCGGGACGTCGCCGCGAAGTGGGCGAAAGCTCGAACTTGATCGTCAAACTGGGCTCGCTCGTCTTTACCGGCGGCGGCGTGATGATCTTGTTGGCGGCGCCTTGGCTGTTTGGCGTCGTCTTTAGCGGCAAGTACGACGGCGGTTTGGCCGTGTTGCCCTGGACCGTCGCTTCGTGTGCGTGGAGCAGCATCGGCGGCTTGACGCTGCTGTACCTCTACTGCGCCGAAAAGGCGAAACTGGTCAGCTTGCTCTATGCGGTCGGTTTGACCTTCAACATCTGCTTGAACTTTCTGCTGTTGCCGCGACTGGGACTGGAAGGCGCCGTGCTGGCGACCGCCGTCTCCAACGGCATCACCTTCTGCGTCGGGCTCAGCCTGTGCCGCCGTTTGGGAATGGAAGTCGACTCGGCGACCTGGATGGCGGTGCTATTGCCGCTGACGCTTGGCTTCGGCCTGATGATCGCCGCGCCGATCTGGATCGTGTGCGTTTGGCAAGCTGCCTGCGGTCGCTCGATCTTGTCGAACAACGAAAAACTGAAAATCGCCGAAGGACTTGGCAAACTCCGCAATCGCTACGCTGGTCGCAATCAACCGGCCCCTCGAGGAGATGCGTTATGA
- a CDS encoding polysaccharide deacetylase family protein, with protein MSILRERLIDVYYGATLPWRLRWNHRRARVGLSPVMILFYHRVADDNPSSWTISNRQFEKHLDWIGAHFEFVSLEEAQRRIALRYNPRPAVAITFDDGYAENCEQAIPLLVKRKIPFTYFVSTGNILTGKPFPHEADAAFQAPVNTIEQLRNISAAGGEIGAHTRFHADLGAVDNEDELYDEVVLATRDLAAEVGQSIRYFAFPYGLPKNLNDRAFEMCREEGLLGVCSAYGGYNMPGEDPFHLQRIHGDPELSRLRNWLTIDPRKLSVPRYTPEAMRAVATPESCEQEAVGVMV; from the coding sequence ATGAGCATCCTGCGAGAACGACTGATCGACGTCTATTACGGCGCCACGTTGCCCTGGCGACTGCGCTGGAACCATCGACGTGCGCGCGTCGGTTTGTCGCCGGTAATGATCTTGTTTTATCATCGCGTCGCCGACGATAACCCCAGCAGCTGGACGATTTCGAATCGCCAGTTTGAGAAACATCTCGACTGGATCGGAGCTCATTTTGAATTCGTTTCGCTGGAAGAAGCGCAGCGGCGGATCGCCCTCCGCTACAATCCGCGTCCAGCCGTGGCGATCACCTTTGACGACGGTTACGCCGAAAACTGCGAACAAGCGATTCCGCTCCTCGTCAAACGGAAGATTCCGTTCACCTACTTCGTAAGCACCGGCAACATCCTGACCGGCAAACCGTTTCCCCATGAAGCGGACGCCGCGTTCCAAGCGCCGGTCAACACCATCGAACAACTCCGCAACATCTCGGCCGCCGGCGGTGAGATTGGCGCCCACACTCGTTTCCATGCCGATCTCGGCGCGGTCGACAACGAAGACGAGCTATACGACGAAGTCGTGTTGGCGACCCGCGATCTGGCCGCCGAAGTCGGGCAGTCGATTCGCTACTTCGCCTTTCCGTATGGTCTGCCGAAAAACTTGAATGACCGTGCGTTTGAGATGTGCCGCGAAGAAGGGCTCCTCGGCGTTTGCTCTGCGTACGGCGGCTACAACATGCCTGGGGAAGATCCATTTCACCTGCAGCGGATTCATGGCGATCCGGAACTGTCGCGATTGCGTAACTGGCTGACGATCGATCCGCGCAAGCTTTCGGTCCCACGCTACACCCCAGAAGCGATGCGTGCCGTCGCTACGCCGGAGAGCTGCGAGCAGGAAGCGGTAGGGGTGATGGTATGA
- a CDS encoding GNAT family N-acetyltransferase, with protein sequence MRVERLTTFTDLISRPTDWSSLVRGVPFRRPQWLASWWDSYAPGELYLLTVYDGDRLAGLLPLYRTRSAAKGNMLRLVGDGEVCTDYCSVLATPEDLPRVCAALAEWLTEAATSSGDSWDLLELENIAADDEGFALLRSELDQAGNLLHERDALQCWRLELPETLEAYEASQSKSHRKQIRRFYKRTLDTDRAQLHVCDNVSDLPKAMEVLIDLHMRRRRSLGQPGCFASPQFDRFLRTAAAELIAIGKCEILWLDLDEAPIAAEIHFLGQQIPYCYQAGVDPERLTEDPGSLMQAAIIRRSIEQRHTAIDFLRGDEPYKAHWRATPHRCIHLRATPNRAAAKVRHGLWLAGQEVKNWVKTGLNITTAE encoded by the coding sequence ATGCGCGTCGAACGCCTGACTACATTTACGGACCTGATCTCCCGTCCGACCGACTGGTCGTCGCTGGTACGTGGTGTTCCGTTTCGTCGTCCCCAGTGGCTCGCTTCCTGGTGGGACAGCTACGCGCCGGGCGAACTTTATCTGCTGACCGTTTACGACGGCGATCGTCTGGCCGGTCTGCTTCCTCTGTATCGCACTCGTTCCGCCGCCAAGGGGAACATGCTCCGTCTGGTCGGCGACGGCGAAGTCTGTACTGACTACTGTAGCGTCTTGGCGACGCCGGAAGATCTGCCGCGCGTATGTGCGGCGCTTGCCGAGTGGCTGACCGAAGCGGCAACTTCCAGCGGCGACAGCTGGGATCTGCTGGAACTGGAAAACATCGCGGCCGACGACGAAGGCTTCGCCCTGCTTCGCTCCGAACTCGATCAAGCGGGCAACCTGCTGCACGAGCGCGACGCGCTGCAGTGCTGGCGACTGGAACTGCCTGAGACCCTGGAAGCGTACGAAGCTTCGCAGTCGAAATCTCATCGCAAACAGATTCGCCGCTTCTACAAGCGGACCCTCGATACCGATCGCGCCCAATTGCATGTCTGCGACAACGTCAGCGACTTGCCAAAAGCGATGGAAGTGCTGATCGACCTGCATATGCGTCGCCGCCGTAGTCTGGGACAGCCGGGCTGCTTCGCTTCGCCGCAGTTCGATCGTTTCCTCCGTACCGCGGCGGCCGAACTGATCGCAATCGGCAAGTGCGAAATCCTCTGGCTCGATCTGGACGAAGCGCCGATCGCCGCCGAGATCCACTTCCTCGGTCAGCAGATTCCCTACTGCTACCAGGCCGGCGTCGATCCGGAACGTCTGACCGAAGATCCCGGCAGCTTGATGCAGGCTGCGATCATTCGCCGCTCGATCGAGCAGCGTCATACTGCGATCGATTTCCTCCGCGGCGACGAACCTTACAAAGCCCACTGGCGGGCGACTCCGCACCGCTGCATTCATTTGCGTGCGACTCCCAATCGGGCCGCCGCGAAAGTCCGCCATGGATTGTGGCTGGCCGGACAAGAAGTGAAGAACTGGGTTAAGACGGGGCTCAACATCACCACGGCCGAATAA
- a CDS encoding O-antigen ligase family protein, whose translation MTAIYAILAIAGLLWGTIWMIRGSLLHGCMALLVCTSTFGVLFFEFNAGINLSIDRLALVGLVGAFIVQWKLGKVKLRPWMTIDYVIATLMGVIFINSCFLPWGGESLVIQHFLNGYLIPLTLYVVARNLDYTEKSVRQILVFFVLFGVYLAVTGVLEGLGQYGLLFPRYIADPKIGLHFGRARGPMVQSVSYGVYLSTCLLAVWILRDHIGAKWRPFLYMLLPVFLAAVFFTKTRTVWLGAGGSLLVVLWLTLQGRARTIVIASLFAVALLGGLSKMDGIIGLKREGTVKDTRNSVSMRASFAYVSWKMFLDSPIVGHGFTQFKAAKLDYLGDRNVDLVLESIRDYDHHNTFLSILVDLGIVGFIPFLAMYYYWARDGWTLAHRQEPPWAKSLGILFLGVIVISWMQMFGHEITYTPIDHLLIFCVAGMAMGIKQQFDPVVAPAAKISQVASRQQPTPIVMERRTT comes from the coding sequence ATGACCGCCATCTACGCCATCCTGGCGATCGCCGGACTCCTGTGGGGAACCATCTGGATGATCCGCGGCTCGCTGCTGCACGGCTGCATGGCGCTGTTGGTTTGCACGTCGACCTTCGGCGTGCTCTTCTTCGAATTCAACGCCGGGATCAATCTTTCGATCGATCGTCTGGCGCTAGTCGGACTGGTCGGCGCCTTCATCGTGCAGTGGAAGCTTGGCAAAGTGAAGCTTCGCCCGTGGATGACGATCGACTACGTGATCGCGACGCTGATGGGGGTAATCTTTATCAACAGCTGCTTTCTCCCGTGGGGCGGCGAGTCGCTGGTCATTCAGCACTTTTTGAACGGCTATCTGATTCCACTCACCCTTTACGTGGTTGCGCGGAATCTTGATTACACCGAAAAGTCGGTCCGCCAGATCCTGGTCTTCTTTGTGCTGTTCGGCGTTTATCTCGCCGTGACCGGCGTGCTCGAAGGCTTGGGACAATACGGGCTTCTCTTCCCGCGTTACATCGCCGATCCGAAGATCGGGCTCCACTTTGGTCGCGCTCGCGGTCCGATGGTGCAGTCGGTCAGCTACGGCGTTTATCTGTCGACCTGCTTGTTGGCGGTCTGGATTTTGCGTGATCATATCGGCGCCAAGTGGCGGCCGTTCCTCTACATGTTGCTGCCGGTCTTTTTGGCGGCGGTCTTCTTCACCAAGACCCGCACCGTCTGGCTGGGCGCCGGCGGCAGTTTGCTGGTGGTCCTTTGGCTGACGCTGCAAGGTCGAGCTCGCACGATCGTAATCGCGAGTCTCTTCGCCGTGGCGCTGCTCGGCGGTCTGTCGAAGATGGACGGCATTATCGGGCTGAAGCGGGAAGGAACCGTGAAGGACACGCGGAACTCGGTCAGCATGCGGGCCAGCTTCGCGTATGTCTCGTGGAAGATGTTCCTCGACAGTCCGATCGTCGGGCATGGATTTACGCAGTTCAAAGCGGCGAAGCTTGACTATCTTGGCGATCGTAACGTCGATTTGGTCCTCGAATCGATCCGCGACTACGACCACCACAACACCTTTTTGAGCATCCTGGTCGACCTCGGCATTGTCGGCTTCATCCCGTTCCTGGCGATGTACTACTACTGGGCCCGCGATGGATGGACGCTCGCCCATCGACAAGAACCGCCGTGGGCCAAATCGCTGGGAATCCTGTTCCTGGGGGTGATCGTGATTTCGTGGATGCAGATGTTCGGCCATGAAATCACCTACACGCCGATTGACCACTTACTCATCTTCTGCGTCGCTGGGATGGCGATGGGAATCAAGCAACAATTCGACCCGGTTGTCGCCCCAGCGGCAAAAATCTCGCAGGTTGCGAGCCGCCAACAACCGACGCCGATCGTGATGGAAAGAAGAACAACATGA
- a CDS encoding WecB/TagA/CpsF family glycosyltransferase produces MSRRVKLFGVEIDALRMPEVVSEIWRQIDSPDSTAQYVVTPNVDHAVLLQEDPGLQSAYAEARWVLADGWPVVWASRFLRQPLPERVAGSDLVPNLFASASEEKKLSVFLLGAAPGVAQRAAAQIEQRWPNVTVCGTYSPPLGFEHDEAENERIIEMINAAAPQLLVIGLGAPKQELWIARHHSKLKIKAAVCAGATIDFLAGEKQRAPRWMQQGGIEWLHRMLVDPRRLVRRYVRDAIVFPTLVWREWLHVGGTQEPQY; encoded by the coding sequence ATGAGCCGCCGCGTGAAACTGTTCGGCGTCGAGATCGACGCGTTACGAATGCCGGAAGTCGTGAGCGAAATCTGGCGCCAAATCGATTCGCCCGATTCGACCGCCCAATATGTGGTGACGCCGAACGTCGATCACGCTGTGCTGCTGCAAGAGGATCCTGGCCTGCAGTCCGCCTACGCCGAAGCGCGGTGGGTGTTGGCCGATGGTTGGCCGGTCGTCTGGGCGTCTCGCTTCTTGCGACAACCGCTGCCGGAGCGCGTGGCCGGATCGGACCTGGTGCCGAACCTCTTCGCCTCCGCGAGCGAAGAGAAAAAGCTGTCGGTCTTTTTGCTAGGCGCCGCTCCAGGCGTCGCGCAGCGAGCCGCCGCGCAAATCGAACAGCGCTGGCCAAACGTGACGGTCTGCGGCACCTACAGCCCGCCCCTTGGATTCGAACATGATGAAGCGGAAAACGAGCGGATCATCGAGATGATCAACGCCGCAGCGCCGCAACTTTTGGTCATTGGCCTGGGGGCGCCGAAGCAAGAGCTCTGGATCGCTCGCCATCACAGCAAGCTGAAGATCAAAGCGGCGGTCTGTGCCGGCGCGACGATCGACTTCCTCGCTGGCGAAAAACAACGCGCTCCCCGCTGGATGCAGCAAGGGGGAATCGAATGGCTCCACCGGATGCTGGTCGATCCTCGCCGTCTCGTCCGCCGCTACGTGCGTGACGCGATCGTCTTTCCGACGCTGGTGTGGCGCGAGTGGCTGCATGTCGGCGGTACGCAAGAGCCGCAGTACTAG
- the hemE gene encoding uroporphyrinogen decarboxylase, protein MASGKSSFEQLRVASFESRRGEEMGSLIEKFGGQAFVSPSMREVPLDENRDAIDFANHVITGQIDAVIFMTGVGFQHLMKAIERHVDRQQFLNALSDIPTIVRGPKPMAAMKAEGLTPTIRVPEPNTWRELLQTLDAQFPIANLKIGLQEYGVVNPSLIAGLEARGAEVVQLHVYDWDLPLDTQPLAKNLERIIRGDIDVAMFTSANQLNHLLKLAEQQRRKDELLAALRSIVIASVGPTMSERLREFGLPVDVEPIHPKMGPLVAAAAEQSHAILVRKKQVRAVLSSSTPQADPRTAKWYDSPFMKACRREPTDVTPVWLMRQAGRYMAEYREVRAKTTFLELCKNPQLCSEVMCTAVKKLGVDAAIIFSDLLPILEPMGLDLEYAHGEGPVIHNPVRESADIDRVLELESADSLHYVIETVRQTRADMPEHIPVIGFAGAPFTLASYAIEGGASRNYLFTKTLMYRDPDAWRALMERLVRAITVYLNAQIAAGAQCVQIFDSWAGCLSPADYRRYLLPHMKEIIAGITPGTPIINFATGNPALLPLLAEAGPAVVGVDWRIGLADAWNTIGENYAVQGNLDPVTLLADPLEIRRRAKEVLDQAAGRPGHIFNLGHGILQQTPVDNAIALVDMVHEMSAKK, encoded by the coding sequence ATGGCATCGGGAAAAAGCAGTTTCGAGCAGCTTCGCGTCGCGTCGTTTGAAAGTCGACGGGGCGAAGAGATGGGATCGCTGATCGAAAAGTTCGGCGGCCAGGCCTTCGTCAGCCCCTCGATGCGTGAAGTTCCGCTCGACGAGAACCGGGACGCGATCGACTTCGCCAACCATGTCATCACCGGCCAGATCGACGCCGTCATCTTCATGACCGGCGTCGGCTTTCAGCACCTGATGAAAGCGATCGAACGTCACGTCGATCGCCAGCAGTTTCTGAACGCTCTCTCCGACATCCCCACGATCGTCCGCGGCCCCAAACCGATGGCGGCGATGAAAGCGGAAGGGCTGACGCCGACGATTCGCGTTCCCGAACCGAACACATGGCGCGAACTGCTGCAAACGCTCGACGCCCAGTTCCCGATCGCCAATCTCAAGATCGGCTTGCAGGAATATGGCGTCGTGAATCCCAGCTTGATCGCCGGTCTGGAAGCCCGCGGCGCCGAAGTGGTTCAGCTGCACGTCTACGACTGGGACTTGCCGCTCGACACGCAGCCGCTCGCCAAGAACCTGGAACGAATCATTCGCGGCGACATCGACGTCGCCATGTTCACTTCGGCCAATCAGCTGAACCATCTGCTGAAGCTGGCCGAACAACAGCGCCGCAAAGACGAATTGCTCGCGGCGCTGCGCAGCATCGTCATCGCCTCGGTTGGACCGACGATGAGCGAACGTCTCCGCGAGTTCGGCCTGCCGGTCGACGTGGAGCCGATCCATCCCAAAATGGGACCGCTGGTCGCTGCGGCGGCCGAACAGTCCCACGCTATTCTCGTTCGCAAAAAACAAGTGAGAGCCGTCTTGTCCTCCAGCACGCCCCAGGCCGATCCCCGCACCGCCAAATGGTACGACAGCCCGTTCATGAAAGCCTGCCGTCGCGAGCCGACCGACGTCACGCCGGTTTGGCTGATGCGTCAAGCGGGACGCTACATGGCTGAGTATCGCGAAGTGCGAGCCAAGACCACCTTCCTGGAGCTCTGCAAGAATCCGCAGCTCTGCAGCGAAGTGATGTGCACCGCGGTGAAGAAGCTGGGCGTCGACGCGGCGATCATCTTCTCCGACCTGCTGCCGATTCTCGAGCCGATGGGTCTCGACCTGGAATACGCCCACGGAGAAGGCCCGGTCATTCACAACCCGGTTCGTGAAAGCGCCGACATTGATCGCGTGCTCGAACTGGAAAGCGCCGACTCGCTCCACTATGTGATCGAAACGGTTCGTCAAACGCGAGCCGACATGCCGGAACATATCCCGGTCATCGGTTTCGCCGGAGCGCCGTTTACGCTCGCCAGCTATGCGATCGAAGGGGGCGCGAGCCGCAACTATCTGTTCACCAAGACGCTGATGTATCGCGACCCCGACGCGTGGCGAGCGCTGATGGAACGGTTGGTCCGCGCGATCACCGTTTACCTCAACGCTCAGATCGCCGCCGGCGCGCAGTGCGTGCAGATCTTCGACTCGTGGGCTGGCTGCTTGTCGCCGGCCGACTACCGTCGCTATTTGCTGCCGCACATGAAAGAGATCATCGCCGGCATTACGCCGGGGACGCCGATCATTAACTTTGCGACCGGTAACCCGGCCTTGTTGCCGCTGTTGGCCGAAGCCGGCCCGGCGGTCGTCGGCGTCGATTGGCGAATTGGCCTGGCCGATGCGTGGAACACGATCGGCGAGAACTATGCGGTGCAAGGAAACCTCGATCCGGTCACGCTGCTGGCCGACCCGCTCGAAATCCGCCGCCGCGCGAAAGAAGTGCTCGATCAGGCCGCCGGACGCCCTGGCCACATCTTCAACCTCGGCCACGGCATCCTGCAACAAACCCCCGTCGACAACGCCATCGCGCTGGTCGACATGGTGCATGAGATGAGTGCGAAGAAGTAG